One Candidatus Methylomirabilota bacterium genomic region harbors:
- a CDS encoding enoyl-CoA hydratase-related protein — MAYRDLLYEVRDQVARVTINRPKQYNAFTGDTLREMTLAIEGAGADPEVGVIVLTGAGAKAFCAGGDVNWEKEGGLERQILEPYLFHQTLSHCPKPIIARVNGYAVGAGNHIAYFCDFTIAAEHAIFGQNGPRVGSPACGGIVSYLTRVVGAKRAREMWMLARRYTARQAYDMGLVNAVVPMETLDAEVEKWCAELLALSPTCLRILKASFVEEFSDLLGQGDQLRRYLTGPEFWAEEQQEGARAFLEKRPPHFAKFRRRRA; from the coding sequence ATGGCTTACCGCGACCTCCTCTACGAAGTCCGCGACCAGGTCGCACGGGTCACGATCAACCGCCCCAAGCAGTACAACGCGTTCACGGGGGACACGCTGCGAGAGATGACGCTCGCGATCGAAGGCGCGGGGGCGGACCCGGAAGTGGGTGTGATCGTTCTCACCGGGGCGGGCGCCAAGGCCTTCTGCGCTGGGGGCGACGTGAACTGGGAGAAGGAAGGCGGGCTGGAGCGGCAGATCCTCGAACCGTATCTCTTCCACCAGACACTGTCGCACTGTCCCAAGCCGATCATCGCCCGGGTGAACGGCTACGCGGTCGGGGCCGGGAACCACATCGCTTACTTCTGTGACTTCACGATCGCCGCCGAGCACGCGATCTTCGGCCAGAACGGACCCCGGGTCGGCAGCCCGGCGTGCGGCGGGATCGTGAGCTACCTCACGCGGGTGGTCGGGGCCAAGCGGGCGCGGGAGATGTGGATGCTCGCGCGGCGGTACACCGCGCGCCAGGCCTACGACATGGGCCTCGTGAACGCGGTCGTGCCGATGGAGACGCTGGACGCAGAGGTGGAGAAGTGGTGCGCGGAGCTGCTGGCGCTGTCGCCGACGTGCCTGCGCATCCTCAAGGCCTCGTTCGTGGAGGAGTTCAGCGATCTGCTCGGGCAGGGTGACCAGCTCCGGCGCTACCTCACGGGGCCGGAGTTCTGGGCGGAGGAGCAGCAGGAGGGGGCCCGCGCGTTCCTCGAGAAGCGGCCCCCGCACTTCGCCAAGTTCCGACGGCGCCGGGCGTGA